In Marinobacter sp. es.048, the following proteins share a genomic window:
- the ribD gene encoding bifunctional diaminohydroxyphosphoribosylaminopyrimidine deaminase/5-amino-6-(5-phosphoribosylamino)uracil reductase RibD, with protein MIENRDRAMMARAVQLAWRGRYSTHPNPRVGCVIARGDLVLGEGWHERAGEAHAETRALSQAGPDARGATAYVTLEPCSHFGRTPPCARALIDAGVAHVYAATKDPNPSVSGRGLDMLREAGVRVTEGLLAEEAARLNPGFMKRMNTGRPWVRLKMAASLDGRTAMASGESQWITGADARRDVQRLRAISDAILTGVGTVLADDPSLTVRREELGDIGDATEPARQPLRVIADRDARTPSLAKILQGGNVQVFCASSTLATAPAQDLAALGISLTGVAWKDNGVDLAELLDSLGELGINELLVEAGPTLAGTFINEKLVDELWLYQAPVFLGSTGRPTAHLPLETMADKVQWKVLDRRQVGEDQRLILARR; from the coding sequence ATGATCGAGAACCGCGACAGGGCCATGATGGCGCGGGCTGTCCAGCTTGCCTGGCGCGGTCGGTACTCTACCCATCCTAATCCCCGTGTTGGCTGTGTTATTGCCCGGGGCGATCTGGTGCTGGGTGAGGGCTGGCACGAGCGAGCCGGAGAAGCCCACGCCGAGACCCGTGCCCTGAGTCAGGCCGGTCCCGATGCCCGGGGCGCGACAGCCTACGTGACGCTGGAGCCTTGCAGTCATTTTGGCCGTACGCCGCCCTGTGCCAGAGCGCTGATCGATGCCGGTGTCGCTCACGTGTATGCCGCGACCAAGGATCCGAATCCCTCGGTGTCCGGCCGTGGGCTGGATATGCTCAGGGAAGCGGGTGTGCGGGTTACCGAGGGCTTGCTGGCGGAAGAGGCCGCCCGTCTGAATCCGGGGTTCATGAAGCGGATGAACACTGGCCGGCCCTGGGTGCGGCTCAAGATGGCCGCAAGCCTTGATGGCCGTACCGCCATGGCCTCCGGTGAGAGCCAGTGGATAACCGGCGCAGACGCCAGACGGGATGTTCAGCGCCTCAGAGCGATCAGTGATGCCATCCTGACCGGTGTCGGCACGGTGCTCGCCGACGACCCGTCACTGACGGTACGACGCGAAGAGCTGGGGGATATCGGCGACGCGACGGAGCCGGCGAGGCAGCCGCTGCGGGTTATTGCCGACAGGGACGCGCGAACACCGTCTTTGGCGAAAATCCTTCAGGGCGGTAACGTGCAGGTGTTCTGTGCGTCATCGACTCTCGCGACAGCGCCAGCTCAGGATCTCGCGGCGCTGGGCATCAGCCTTACTGGCGTCGCCTGGAAAGATAACGGGGTCGACCTGGCTGAACTGCTGGACTCGCTGGGCGAGCTCGGAATCAATGAGCTGCTGGTTGAGGCGGGCCCCACTCTGGCGGGCACCTTCATCAACGAAAAACTGGTCGATGAACTCTGGCTCTATCAGGCGCCGGTTTTTCTCGGCAGCACGGGACGTCCGACCGCACACCTGCCGCTGGAAACCATGGCAGATAAAGTACAATGGAAAGTGCTGGACCGACGTCAGGTAGGTGAGGATCAGCGTCTGATCCTTGCCCGCCGGTAA
- the nrdR gene encoding transcriptional regulator NrdR has protein sequence MHCPFCGEADTKVIDSRLVAEGDQVRRRRECLSCRERFTTFESAELVMPRVVKQDGTRQPFDEEKLRAGLMKALEKRPVSIEQIDAALNRIKYRLRATGEREVKSMQLGEEVMTELRQLDKVAYVRFASVYRSFQDIKEFKEEIERLSASNGEAAVDVAKALADNHAPKGKA, from the coding sequence AAGGTGATTGACTCCCGGCTGGTGGCCGAAGGAGATCAGGTGCGTCGTCGCAGGGAATGCCTGTCCTGCCGGGAGCGGTTCACGACCTTTGAGTCTGCAGAACTGGTGATGCCGCGGGTAGTCAAGCAGGATGGCACCCGGCAGCCTTTTGATGAGGAAAAGCTGCGCGCGGGGCTGATGAAAGCGCTCGAAAAACGGCCTGTGAGTATTGAACAGATTGATGCGGCCCTGAACCGGATCAAATACCGTTTGCGGGCGACCGGTGAGCGGGAAGTGAAATCCATGCAGCTGGGCGAGGAGGTAATGACCGAATTGCGCCAGTTGGACAAGGTCGCCTATGTCCGCTTCGCGTCCGTGTATCGCAGCTTTCAGGATATCAAGGAGTTCAAGGAAGAGATCGAGAGGTTGTCGGCCAGCAACGGTGAGGCGGCTGTGGATGTCGCTAAAGCGCTGGCGGATAACCACGCCCCGAAAGGAAAGGCATGA